One Flavobacterium sp. 90 DNA segment encodes these proteins:
- a CDS encoding SusD/RagB family nutrient-binding outer membrane lipoprotein: MKYSFKIKTLGVALALVSVLSGCTNDFDKINTDPNSLTEDQLDPTLAGPSFASALYAGIHNGSYSSPGVDDQGTWGIATGILSSTFIQYLDCGYGTERNAFVNGYEGRGWTRFYTVAVPALNNAFKASQGNPEALAILKIWKVYMYNQMVDAYGPIPYTEAGNKKEKVPYDSVEFIYEDFFKLLDEASATLNNSSVTTVASFQPNDRLYAGNVANWRVFGNSLRLRLALRISDIEPAKAKTQAEAAVAAGVMQTNDQGAFFKASNITPNNLNMIVNGWGYTMTASMESILVGYNDPRLAKWFAPLDPKATTLVYRGQPVGGLQDQFGTTKFSAFNNDVLGSGSAGNLSESKNIEVFMASENYFSRAEGALNGWNMGGSAQSLYEAGIRASLAQWGITDAAAINAYIAGNTLPTLPNILTVYPTLDLLDVPVKLPVAWSPAVANQRTQIAVQKYLAIFPESWESWADLRRSDAKVIYPVLNTDNNDAGVGKSLMKRIIYVTNEYSSNKDAVTDGITKLKGPDTGGTKLWWDTK; the protein is encoded by the coding sequence ATGAAATATAGTTTTAAAATAAAAACATTAGGAGTTGCTTTAGCACTGGTTTCTGTTTTGTCAGGTTGTACAAACGACTTTGATAAAATAAACACAGATCCTAATTCACTTACAGAAGATCAGTTAGATCCAACTCTTGCAGGACCTTCTTTTGCATCTGCGCTTTATGCAGGTATTCACAATGGTTCTTACTCATCACCAGGTGTAGATGATCAGGGAACATGGGGTATTGCAACCGGAATTTTATCTTCTACATTTATTCAATATTTAGATTGTGGATACGGTACAGAAAGAAATGCATTTGTTAATGGTTACGAAGGACGTGGATGGACAAGATTTTACACCGTTGCTGTTCCGGCTTTAAACAATGCTTTTAAAGCATCTCAAGGAAATCCTGAGGCTTTGGCAATACTTAAAATCTGGAAAGTTTACATGTACAATCAAATGGTAGATGCTTACGGACCAATTCCATATACAGAAGCAGGTAATAAGAAAGAAAAAGTACCGTATGACAGTGTAGAATTTATTTACGAAGACTTTTTTAAATTATTAGATGAAGCTAGCGCTACATTAAATAATTCTTCCGTAACAACAGTGGCATCATTTCAGCCAAACGACCGTTTGTACGCAGGTAATGTTGCCAATTGGAGAGTATTTGGAAACAGTTTAAGATTACGTTTAGCGTTAAGAATTTCTGATATTGAGCCTGCAAAAGCAAAAACACAAGCTGAAGCTGCTGTAGCTGCAGGTGTTATGCAAACGAATGATCAGGGAGCTTTCTTTAAAGCAAGTAATATTACGCCTAACAATTTAAACATGATTGTAAACGGCTGGGGATATACTATGACAGCTTCTATGGAAAGTATCCTTGTTGGATATAATGATCCAAGATTAGCAAAATGGTTTGCCCCACTTGATCCTAAAGCTACTACTCTGGTTTATCGTGGTCAGCCTGTTGGAGGTTTACAAGATCAATTTGGAACAACTAAATTTTCTGCTTTTAATAATGATGTTTTGGGAAGTGGTTCTGCAGGAAATCTTAGTGAATCTAAGAACATTGAAGTATTTATGGCTTCTGAAAACTATTTCAGTAGAGCAGAAGGCGCTTTGAACGGATGGAACATGGGCGGAAGTGCTCAAAGTTTATATGAAGCAGGTATTAGAGCTTCATTAGCACAATGGGGAATTACAGATGCTGCGGCAATAAACGCTTACATTGCCGGAAATACATTGCCAACTTTACCAAACATCTTAACTGTTTATCCAACTTTAGATTTACTAGATGTACCGGTTAAGTTGCCTGTAGCATGGTCTCCTGCAGTTGCTAATCAACGTACACAAATTGCGGTTCAAAAATACTTAGCTATTTTCCCTGAGTCTTGGGAATCTTGGGCAGATTTACGTCGTAGTGATGCAAAAGTGATCTATCCTGTTCTTAATACAGATAATAATGATGCCGGAGTTGGTAAAAGCTTAATGAAAAGAATTATTTATGTAACAAACGAATATTCTTCAAACAAAGACGCTGTTACAGACGGAATCACAAAACTAAAAGGTCCAGATACCGGAGGAACAAAACTTTGGTGGGATACTAAATAA
- a CDS encoding SusC/RagA family TonB-linked outer membrane protein produces MMQKVFKLLFVFCLCSFQFAKAQTTVKGTITDAVSGIPIPGANVVVKGTRTSASSDFDGKYSIKVPNQSAVLVFSYVSSAPKEVAVGTQTTVNVALGAATQQLGEVVVTALGIKREKKAITYSAQNISVGELSEARSLNVANSLSGKVAGLNYSTTSNGVGSSSRITLRGNRSLTGNNQPMYVVDGVPISNGTTTGNPDIDTGGTTQPDGISNINPEDIASMTVLKGPSAAALYGTRASNGVIVITTKSGKSGKTSVSLSSNFMASSAYDLTNFQNEYGQGSQGVYNPTSVSSWGGKLDGSQVSAWQLVRNPNYKGPATTDYSPQPNNVMDFYKTGYNLANTLTITAGNEKAQGYFSYTNTKAEGIVGGNQLDRHNLNLRLTSKVSDKLSLDVKTNYIIQDIDNLLRTGEESIGTSAYLLPRSIKFNEYKNYEYTDAAGQLQQNYFVDEAGSPGGNPYWSALRDDSRKDKRNRFIGLASLKYDFTKTISLQVRTGLDQMTNKNVRNRYATVAFNNNLGSYSESYETVSEFNTDALLSYNEKFGDFSVGINAGANALQQNSSSLSSGGVLSKRNFFALSNVSTIQSVSTASEKRINSIYGFSQIGFRNYLFLDLTARNDWSSTLPAANRSFFYPSVGLSGVISDMVTLPEVISFAKLRASYAKVGNDTDPYQTSSRLSYIGGNGGMLYAQTTAANPNLRPEMSSSVEFGGEVRFLKNRLGLDVTYFQTNTKDQIFYINTPESSSTSRAVVNGGEIQNKGIEVVLTATPVQSEFFSWDVGVNFATYRSEVKSIYGGREELVLGEGRLVRSKVIQGGEYGDLYIKGFQRSPDGKIIVNSAGIPLATNSFDVRAGNFNPDWTAGLKNTFKYKDFSLSFLVDFRIGGEVISYTQAREAGLGVSDVTLPGRNGGIVVDGVVAGPGGTYTQNTVSINAEQYWTAIGQRTPIAEPFIYDATNIRLRELVFGYSLPKRVLYNSGFTSIDFSLVGRNLFFFENKAKYFDPEAGAGTGNLQGIESFNIPSTRDYGVNVKFGF; encoded by the coding sequence ATGATGCAAAAAGTATTTAAATTACTGTTTGTGTTTTGTTTATGCAGCTTTCAATTTGCAAAAGCACAAACAACAGTAAAAGGAACGATAACAGATGCTGTGAGCGGAATTCCGATTCCAGGAGCAAATGTAGTTGTCAAAGGAACAAGAACGAGTGCATCGTCAGATTTTGATGGTAAGTACAGTATAAAAGTTCCAAATCAGTCAGCTGTTTTAGTTTTCAGTTATGTTAGCTCTGCTCCAAAAGAGGTAGCTGTAGGAACCCAAACTACTGTTAATGTTGCATTAGGTGCAGCGACACAACAGTTAGGCGAAGTAGTAGTTACTGCTCTTGGTATTAAAAGAGAAAAGAAAGCTATTACGTATTCTGCTCAGAACATTTCAGTAGGTGAGCTTTCAGAAGCAAGATCCTTAAACGTTGCCAACTCGCTTTCAGGTAAAGTTGCCGGTCTTAACTACTCGACTACATCAAATGGAGTAGGAAGTTCATCGAGAATTACATTGAGGGGGAATCGATCTCTAACAGGTAACAACCAGCCAATGTATGTGGTAGATGGTGTGCCAATTAGTAATGGAACAACAACAGGAAATCCTGATATTGACACAGGAGGAACTACACAACCAGATGGTATCTCAAACATTAACCCTGAAGATATTGCTTCGATGACCGTTCTTAAAGGACCATCTGCAGCAGCACTTTACGGAACGAGAGCTAGTAATGGTGTTATCGTTATAACTACAAAATCAGGTAAATCAGGAAAAACATCAGTTTCGTTGTCTTCAAATTTTATGGCTTCTTCTGCGTATGATTTGACAAATTTTCAAAATGAATACGGTCAGGGATCGCAAGGAGTTTACAACCCAACTTCAGTTTCGAGCTGGGGAGGTAAATTAGACGGAAGTCAAGTTTCGGCTTGGCAGCTTGTTCGTAATCCTAACTATAAAGGACCTGCAACTACAGATTACAGTCCGCAGCCAAATAACGTTATGGATTTCTATAAAACAGGTTATAATTTAGCCAATACCTTGACTATTACAGCAGGAAATGAAAAAGCACAAGGTTATTTTTCGTATACTAATACAAAAGCTGAAGGTATTGTTGGAGGAAATCAATTAGACAGACACAATCTTAACTTAAGATTGACAAGCAAAGTTTCGGATAAATTATCATTAGATGTAAAAACAAATTATATCATTCAGGACATTGATAATTTATTAAGAACAGGAGAGGAGTCTATTGGTACATCGGCTTATTTATTGCCTCGTAGTATAAAATTCAACGAGTACAAAAACTATGAATATACAGATGCAGCAGGTCAATTGCAACAAAACTATTTTGTTGACGAAGCTGGTTCTCCAGGTGGAAACCCTTACTGGTCTGCATTACGCGATGATTCACGTAAAGACAAAAGAAACAGATTCATAGGTCTTGCGTCTCTTAAATACGACTTTACAAAAACAATAAGTTTACAAGTTAGAACTGGTTTAGACCAAATGACAAACAAGAATGTTAGAAATAGATATGCTACAGTAGCTTTTAATAACAATCTGGGTTCTTACAGTGAATCTTATGAAACAGTAAGTGAATTCAATACAGATGCTTTACTTTCGTATAATGAAAAATTTGGTGATTTCTCTGTAGGAATCAATGCTGGTGCAAATGCATTACAACAAAATAGTTCTTCATTGAGTTCAGGAGGAGTTTTAAGCAAAAGAAACTTTTTTGCCCTATCAAATGTATCTACAATTCAGTCTGTTTCTACAGCTTCAGAAAAAAGAATTAATTCTATTTACGGTTTTTCACAAATTGGTTTTAGAAATTATTTATTCTTAGATTTAACAGCAAGAAATGATTGGTCATCTACTTTACCGGCTGCAAACAGATCTTTCTTTTATCCTTCTGTTGGTCTTTCAGGAGTAATTTCGGATATGGTTACACTTCCTGAAGTTATAAGTTTTGCTAAATTAAGAGCTTCATATGCAAAAGTAGGTAATGATACAGATCCTTATCAAACAAGTTCAAGATTATCTTATATAGGTGGTAACGGTGGTATGTTGTATGCTCAGACTACAGCAGCAAACCCTAATTTACGTCCTGAAATGTCAAGCTCAGTTGAGTTTGGTGGAGAAGTTAGATTTCTTAAAAATCGTTTAGGATTAGATGTTACATATTTCCAGACTAATACTAAAGATCAGATTTTTTACATCAATACACCAGAATCTTCTTCGACTTCAAGAGCTGTAGTTAATGGTGGAGAAATTCAAAATAAAGGTATCGAGGTAGTTCTTACTGCAACTCCGGTTCAATCAGAGTTTTTCTCTTGGGATGTTGGAGTCAACTTTGCAACTTACAGATCTGAAGTAAAATCTATTTATGGAGGAAGAGAAGAATTAGTTCTTGGTGAAGGACGTTTGGTAAGAAGTAAAGTAATTCAGGGTGGAGAATATGGTGATTTATACATTAAAGGTTTCCAAAGATCTCCTGACGGAAAAATTATTGTAAACAGCGCAGGTATTCCATTGGCAACAAATAGTTTTGATGTTCGTGCCGGAAACTTTAACCCGGATTGGACTGCAGGTTTGAAAAATACCTTTAAATACAAAGATTTCTCTTTAAGTTTCCTTGTTGATTTTAGAATTGGTGGAGAAGTTATTTCATACACTCAGGCAAGAGAGGCAGGTTTAGGAGTTAGTGATGTAACTTTGCCAGGAAGAAATGGCGGAATCGTTGTTGATGGTGTTGTAGCTGGTCCAGGTGGAACTTATACTCAAAATACGGTAAGTATTAATGCAGAACAATACTGGACAGCAATTGGACAAAGAACACCTATTGCAGAACCTTTTATTTATGATGCAACAAACATTAGATTAAGAGAACTTGTTTTTGGTTATTCTTTACCAAAACGTGTGTTATACAATTCAGGTTTTACAAGTATTGACTTTTCATTGGTAGGAAGAAATTTATTCTTCTTTGAGAATAAAGCTAAATATTTTGATCCGGAGGCAGGTGCAGGTACAGGAAACTTGCAAGGTATTGAATCTTTCAACATTCCTTCAACGAGAGATTATGGAGTTAATGTTAAATTTGGATTTTAA
- the nagB gene encoding glucosamine-6-phosphate deaminase, with amino-acid sequence MIKESINFKEAGKFEETRFEKIHNVIFDSSQEASVLVAQEIANIIQRKEELNESCVLGLATGSSPVKVYEELVRLHKEEGLSFANVVTFNLDEYYPMDKNNIQSYWYFMHEHLFNHVNILPENINIPNGNISNEDLQQYCIDYEMKIKAYGGLDFQLLGIGRTGHIGFNEPGSHVNSATRSITLDHLTRIDAASSFLGIDNVPRKAITMGIGTVKNAKRIVLLGWGISKAEIIKNTIEGEISSRVPATYLQQHNNTTFVLDTEASSELTRVKTPWLVKSIIWTEELKLKAVAWLSELTKKPFLKLTDKDYNDNGMSSLLTEEGTAYDLNIKMFNKMQQTITGWPGGKPNSDDTYRPERATPERKRIIIFSPHPDDDVISMGGTFDRLVEQGHDVHIAYQTSGNIAVSNEEALKFAEISKALNSNSTESENIINFLKSKKANDIDSLEVRKLKGLIRRSESVAATRYLGVPDSNVNFLDLPFYETGTVKKNNLGEADIQIMCDIIERIKPHQIYAAGDLADPHGTHKVCLDSLFEALKRLKHNSYMDDCWVWLYRGAWHEWESYQIEMAVPMSPDQVLKKRHAIFYHQSQKDGVMFQGDDSREFWVRVEDRNRLTAEKYHALGLADYSAIEAFKRYFF; translated from the coding sequence ATGATTAAAGAAAGTATAAATTTCAAAGAAGCCGGAAAGTTTGAAGAAACCCGTTTTGAGAAAATTCATAATGTAATTTTCGATTCGTCTCAAGAAGCTTCGGTATTAGTAGCTCAGGAAATAGCCAATATAATTCAAAGAAAAGAAGAGTTGAACGAATCCTGCGTTTTAGGACTTGCAACAGGATCTTCGCCAGTAAAAGTTTACGAAGAATTGGTTCGCTTGCATAAAGAAGAAGGTTTGAGTTTTGCTAATGTTGTAACCTTCAATTTAGATGAATATTATCCAATGGATAAAAATAATATTCAGAGTTATTGGTATTTTATGCATGAGCATCTTTTTAATCATGTTAATATTCTACCAGAAAATATTAATATTCCCAACGGAAACATAAGCAATGAAGACTTACAACAATATTGTATAGATTACGAAATGAAGATTAAAGCCTATGGCGGATTGGATTTTCAGCTTTTAGGAATTGGAAGAACCGGACATATCGGTTTTAACGAACCGGGATCTCACGTTAATTCGGCTACCAGAAGTATTACATTAGACCATTTGACACGTATCGATGCCGCATCTTCATTTTTAGGAATCGATAATGTACCCAGAAAAGCCATTACAATGGGAATTGGTACTGTAAAAAATGCCAAAAGAATTGTACTTCTTGGATGGGGAATAAGTAAGGCAGAAATTATAAAAAATACTATCGAAGGAGAAATTTCTTCACGAGTTCCAGCCACATATTTACAACAGCACAACAACACAACATTTGTCTTAGATACAGAAGCTTCATCAGAATTGACCAGAGTAAAAACTCCTTGGTTGGTTAAATCTATAATCTGGACAGAAGAATTAAAACTAAAAGCCGTAGCATGGTTAAGTGAATTGACTAAAAAACCTTTCCTTAAATTAACTGATAAGGATTACAACGATAACGGAATGTCGAGCCTATTGACAGAAGAAGGAACTGCATATGATTTAAACATTAAAATGTTTAACAAAATGCAGCAAACCATTACAGGTTGGCCGGGAGGAAAACCAAATTCAGATGATACCTACAGACCGGAACGCGCAACACCGGAAAGAAAAAGAATCATCATTTTTAGTCCGCATCCTGATGATGATGTTATTTCGATGGGTGGAACTTTTGACAGATTGGTTGAGCAAGGACATGATGTGCATATTGCGTATCAAACCTCAGGGAATATTGCCGTTTCGAACGAAGAAGCTTTAAAATTTGCTGAAATATCTAAGGCATTGAATTCAAATTCTACAGAATCTGAAAATATTATAAACTTTTTAAAGAGTAAAAAAGCAAATGATATTGATTCATTAGAAGTGAGAAAATTAAAAGGATTAATTAGAAGAAGTGAATCTGTTGCAGCTACCAGATATTTGGGTGTGCCGGATTCTAATGTTAACTTTTTAGATTTGCCATTTTATGAAACTGGAACAGTTAAGAAAAATAATCTTGGAGAGGCTGATATACAAATTATGTGTGATATTATCGAAAGGATAAAACCACATCAAATTTATGCAGCAGGAGATCTTGCAGATCCGCATGGAACTCACAAAGTGTGTCTCGATAGTTTGTTTGAAGCTTTAAAAAGACTAAAACACAATAGTTATATGGATGATTGTTGGGTTTGGTTGTATAGAGGAGCATGGCATGAGTGGGAATCATACCAAATTGAAATGGCGGTTCCAATGAGCCCTGATCAGGTTCTTAAAAAACGTCATGCCATCTTTTATCACCAATCTCAAAAAGACGGTGTAATGTTTCAGGGAGATGATAGTCGAGAATTCTGGGTAAGAGTTGAAGATAGAAACAGATTAACAGCAGAAAAATATCACGCTTTAGGTTTAGCAGATTATTCTGCGATCGAAGCTTTTAAACGATATTTCTTTTAG
- a CDS encoding response regulator: protein MKINCLIIDDEPLAINVIKNYLEPIENFEVIDTFSNPIEGLIFLKNNKVDVVFLDINMPVLDGINFIKSLENPPILIITSAYSQFAIETYELDVLDYLVKPIEFPRLMKTLSKISKRLENKNNIPQESSPESPFIFVKIDKKRMKKIFFNEILVIESLKDYLKINTLTGKYIIHSTLSDFTDLLPERNFLRIHRSYTIAIDKIDAVEGNSIEIEGLRYVIGRSYIDHVKQRILNS, encoded by the coding sequence ATGAAGATAAATTGTTTGATTATAGATGATGAGCCATTAGCAATTAATGTTATTAAAAATTATTTAGAGCCAATTGAAAATTTTGAAGTAATAGATACTTTTAGCAATCCAATAGAAGGTTTAATTTTTTTAAAAAACAATAAAGTTGATGTCGTTTTTCTTGATATTAATATGCCTGTTCTTGACGGAATCAATTTTATTAAAAGCCTGGAAAATCCTCCAATCCTTATTATTACAAGTGCCTATAGCCAATTTGCTATAGAAACTTATGAATTAGATGTTTTAGATTACCTGGTAAAACCTATTGAGTTCCCAAGGTTGATGAAAACGCTGAGTAAGATTAGCAAAAGACTTGAAAATAAAAATAATATTCCTCAGGAAAGCAGCCCGGAAAGCCCTTTTATCTTTGTTAAAATTGATAAAAAAAGAATGAAGAAGATTTTCTTTAATGAAATTTTGGTCATTGAAAGCCTTAAAGATTATTTAAAAATAAATACGCTAACCGGTAAATACATAATACACAGCACATTATCTGACTTTACAGATTTATTACCCGAAAGAAATTTTTTAAGAATACACCGCTCCTACACTATAGCAATTGATAAAATTGATGCCGTTGAAGGAAACAGCATTGAAATTGAAGGACTTAGATATGTCATTGGAAGATCTTATATCGATCATGTAAAGCAGAGGATTTTGAATTCTTAG
- a CDS encoding sialidase family protein: protein MNFKSYCSFIVLMALFFSCVSLKKEPKAINSTQNYIAENPVTAASHASTLVELEPNTLLAAWFGGKHEGANDVSIYVSSYKEKKWSAPKKLIEPLIKEGDTLPCWNPVLFKSKSKNLYLFYKVGKNPREWFGAMIVSKDNGNSWSNPKYLPKGILGPIRNKPIETTPGIILCGSSTESIADNKWRVFIETYTEATDSWAIADIQDKKNFDIIQPTFLVHSDKEIQILSRSRHNKLISSWSEDNGKTWQRTDSINVVNSNSGVDALTLSSKSFLLVNNPLKMGKDWFNGRNVLDVEYSKDGLNWKKLFDLENQKEGEFSYPAIIQTSDHKIHVLYTYNRKYIKHVAFELNK from the coding sequence ATGAATTTTAAAAGTTATTGCTCATTTATTGTACTAATGGCGCTCTTTTTTTCGTGCGTTTCATTAAAAAAAGAACCAAAAGCAATTAATAGTACTCAAAATTATATTGCCGAAAATCCGGTTACAGCTGCGAGCCACGCATCGACATTGGTTGAATTAGAACCTAACACGCTTTTAGCAGCCTGGTTTGGCGGAAAACACGAAGGTGCTAATGACGTAAGTATTTATGTTTCATCGTATAAAGAGAAAAAATGGTCTGCGCCAAAAAAGCTTATCGAACCCTTAATAAAAGAAGGTGATACGTTGCCTTGCTGGAATCCGGTTCTGTTTAAAAGTAAAAGCAAAAACTTATATTTATTCTATAAAGTGGGGAAAAATCCGCGAGAATGGTTTGGTGCTATGATTGTTTCAAAAGATAACGGAAACAGCTGGAGTAATCCTAAATATCTTCCAAAAGGAATATTGGGTCCCATTAGAAATAAGCCAATCGAAACCACTCCCGGAATTATTTTATGCGGAAGTAGTACAGAAAGTATTGCGGATAATAAATGGCGCGTATTTATAGAAACTTACACAGAAGCTACAGATAGTTGGGCCATTGCAGATATTCAGGATAAGAAAAATTTTGATATTATTCAGCCAACTTTTCTCGTTCACTCAGACAAAGAAATTCAGATATTATCCAGAAGCAGACATAATAAATTAATCTCAAGCTGGTCTGAAGATAACGGAAAAACATGGCAACGAACAGACAGTATTAATGTTGTAAACTCAAATTCTGGAGTTGATGCCCTAACTTTGTCTAGTAAATCATTTTTGTTGGTGAATAATCCTCTAAAGATGGGGAAAGATTGGTTCAATGGACGGAATGTTTTAGATGTCGAATATTCAAAAGATGGTCTAAACTGGAAGAAGTTGTTTGATTTGGAAAACCAAAAAGAGGGCGAATTCAGTTATCCCGCGATTATTCAAACCTCAGATCATAAAATTCATGTGTTATATACTTACAATAGAAAATATATTAAACACGTCGCATTTGAACTGAATAAGTAA